GCCGTCCGCGCTGGCGAACATGGTAAAGGGTTTGCAGTAGTTGCCAGCGAAATTCGCAAACTTGCCGATCAAAGCCGTAAATCTGCCGATAAAATTAACAGCTTAGCGATCGATATTCAAGGATCGATTAATTCCACCGTCATGGTTACTGAAGAAGGAACAAAAACCGTAACCTCTGGCGTTGATATTGCTCAAGCCACAGCTCGTGCCTTTGCTGGAGTTACCGACGCCATTAACGATGTGGTTTTGAATAACCAACAAATTTCCTTGAATATTAAGCAGCAGGCGATCGCCATCCAGCAAGTTGTAGAAGCAATGAACTCAATCAACCAAGGAGCGCGCGAAACCGCCAATACTATCTCTCAAACGCGCATGGGAACTGAGAAACTCAATGAAGCCGCCATCAACCTGAAACGGATTATTTAGCCTGACCTACCACAGAGACTTGAATTTTTATGCGATCGCGATCGTATGTTTGAGTGCGATCGGAACGTATCTTCTACCGATACCGATCGCACCCATTTCATCTATTTTCTCTGATAGTAAAGCTATAGTCCTGCCAACTATTCTTTTAGCAATCATGATTAAGCTTCGCTTACTTCCCTACGCACTGCCAGAACTGTTTGCTCAAGCCAGTGCTACCCGTACCCTAACCCAAGCCGATTGCTACGGACTGCTCGCTGCTGTACTGGAAGAATCTCTCCTTGCAGAAGAGAGAGCTGCAGTCGATCGGCTCCTCCACGCCGTATGTAAAGGACGCATTCATCCCGTGAACGAAATCTCGGCTGTACTCTAACACCCTTCAAAATGTGCCTCATACCCAAGACTTGCCCAACCATCCTCTTGAAAAAGCGATCGTAAGTTATGCGATCGGGCGCAACATCTAACCCTCTATGTCTTACTGAGATTTGCAATAACGATAAACTTATGATGACTTATACCCGTCTCCAGCGGCCCGAGGAGGTGTCGTCTGGTGTCATACAGCTTGACGACAGGGTAAGTTGTCTCTAAGATAAACGTTAACGCAAAATGTAAAGATTCATTAAGAATATCTCACAAAACTTTTTTTAGATTGATTCATAATGACTCGATAAGAGGTTACAGATGAAAAACGTATTTAAGCAAAAAACCTGGATGGCTTGTCTGGCAGTCTTACTCGCCTGTTGTGTCTGGGCGATCGCTCCAGCGGCCCGTGCCTTCAACAATCCAGAACTTCTCCCCGATGTTCCCACCCCCATCATCGACCTCGGTCGTAACCTCACCGAACGTCAAGAAATAGCTCTAGCTGACGATCTAGATACCTTCGAGCAAGAAACCGGTTGGAAACTCAGAGTACTCACGCAATTCGATCGCACCCCAGGACGGGCAGTCAAAGACTTCTGGGATCTTAACGACAAAAGCGTTCTCCTCATTGCTGATTCTCGAGGAGGAAATATCCTCAACTTCAGCGTCGGAGATGATGTCTACAGTCTGCTTCCCCGCACCTTCTGGATCGAACTGCAAACCCGCTACGGCAACCAGTTCTTCGTCCGCGACAACGGTTCCGACCAGTCCATTATCCAGGCCCTAGACTCAATTAAAGTTTGCCTGAACCAAGGGGGATGCAATGTCGTTCCCGGACTGCCGAGAGAGCAGTGGATACTCACTCTCATCACCTCCTTAGTCGGAGGCATTATTTTTGGATTTGCTGCCATTCCCCGCAACAGCAACCAGAACTTCGCGTGGCAATGGGCCCTAATCTTCTCTCCCCTGTGGGGCATTTTATTTATTGCTTTCGGCATTGGCCCGGTTGTCTCTCGAACCAACGAATGGCTACCTTTATTGCGTAACGTCATTGGCTTTGCTTTAGGTGCTCTGGTGGCTTACCTATCGTCAAGTTTCACTCAATCTGAAGCCTCAGAAACCTAAAAGAGAGGCAAGCTGGTAAGCTAATACCGTAAGCATTCTGCGATCGCCAATCGGCTTATCGTTACTATTCGAGAAATTTCTTTACCCAGAAAATTCTCGATTCAGTCTTCAGGGGAGTCAATGAGCGATCGCGCTAACCTAAACTGAATGCTTATCCCCTAACCCATCCTCGTTTTGCTGCTCGGAATATGGAATGGCACATCACAGACGCTCTTAGTTTGGGCATTATCGATCGCGAAATTGGTCCCCATACATTCTCTCCAGCAGAATACGAAATTGTCCGCCGGGCGATCTACTCCACCGCTGATTTTGAGTACAAAACCCTGATTCGATTCTCCGACCAAGCTCTCCACTCTGGAGCTGCCGCTCTTGCCGCGCGAACAACTATTGTCGTCGATGTGCCCATGGTACAGGTAGGTATTGCTCAACTGATTCAGGACACCTTTGCTAATCCTGTCTATTGCAGCATGGAAACCCTAACTCGTCCCCAGAAAGAAAAAACCCAGGTTGCTTGGGGAGTGGAAACCCTAGCTCAGCGATATCCAGAAGGTATTTTTGTCATCGGTCAATCTCCTACAGCTCTCTCCGTTTTAGTCGAGTTAGTAGAAACGGAAGCCATTAAACCCGCTCTCATTGTGGGCGCACCGGCGGGTTTTGTCGAAGCAGATGTGACGAAAGGACGATTAAATGACTCGCAAGTGCCCCATATTCGGATTGAGGGACGTAAGGGGAGTGCGGTGGTTGCGGCTGCAATTATGAATGGATTAGTCGATCTCGCGTGGCAGGCTTACGGACAGGAAGGGAAGCGATCGGGCTACAATTGACTCAGGTTAAAGGAATAATTCCATGGCCAAAATTCTCCAGCCAGAAGCGAACTATACCTTTCGGTCTATCTTCGAGTTACCCAATGACCCCGATGAAATCTTGGCTGAATTTGGCTATGCCTATCAGCAGCAGCGATTAACCCTACCAAAAGCAACGCGATCGATTGGCGGACTCGAAGAATTACAGTTACAAATTGAGTCCAGCTTGCCTTACGTCCAGTTAACCAGCGAAGTTGCGAAACGAGAAGTTTTAATTGCCCCAATTTTACTACGAGTTGCCGTCGAGTGCCGCCAGACATTACGGTTTGAATATCCCATCAAAATTAACAATTGGTTGCAAGGTAATTTAGATTATTTAATTCGCGCTCCTCAGCATATCGTTGTTGTTGAAGCCAAGGGAGACAATCTAACCCGTGGTTTTACACAGTTGGGTGTAGAAATGATTGCTCTTTCTTTATTAGAAGATACCCCTGCGATCGTTTATGGAGCAGTAACCATCGGCAATTTCTGGATATTAGCTCGCTTAGACCGCGATACCAAAAAAATAACACAAGATATTGGTGGCTATCGCGTTCCCGACGATCTGGAGAGTCTCGTGCGAGTCTTAGTCGGTATCCTACAACGTTGAGGGATATTCTAACTTGGGTAGAAGGCAGGGTAGAGTGTCCTCGGTGTATATGTTTAAAATAGTAGCGCTATATAAATAAATATTGCACTCAACTTCCACCGATACCAAAATTCGATACAACAGAAGAGTAAGGAAAAATACAAAGTATGGAAAGGATGCCATGGCAACTCCATCACCAATGAATCATAAATCTCTCAATTGGCAGCCGATTATCCTCTCTGCTTTGGGATTTTGGCTGAGTGCCAGCCTCGTTATTGACCTAGTAATTATGCCTAGTATGTATAGTTCGGGCATGATGAGCGAACCGGGATTTGCCACTGCTGGCTATTCCATGTTTTGGGTATTCAATCGCATTGAAATACTCTGCGCGGCTTTAAGCGTAACCGGCTTACTCATTTTGTACGGACAAGGAGAGGCCTCGGACTCGAAACGCAACCCAGCAATTATTTTATCGATCATTTTGTTAGCGATCGCGTTAGTCGATACCTATGGCTTTACTCCCCATTTGAGTGGGATGGGTATGGATTTAGCATGGTTTGAGACCGCGCGATCGTTCCCCAGCAACATGATTCCCATGCAACTTGGATACTGGATTCTGGAACTGTTGAAACTAGTCGGTTGTGGTTTTATTTTAATGTCAATGAGTCGAGCAACTCTAGAGAATGAATAATACCCTAAACTTTGTCTAATCCGATAAAACGGGAAGGGAGGAATAACGAATGTTATCCCTCCCTTTTGCTATGGGACTTTATCGCTTCCTTGTCATCCCTGAAGATGTTGAGAGATCGCAAACTAACAGAAACTCAGAAAATCCGCGCTTTGGCATTGTTCCTGAAGGGGACATTGCGCGCAACGTGGATTTCTCGCCGTACATATTAGCGCTCCCAAATCCAGTAATGTTAAATTCCACTTGTCCGTATCGCGATCGCGAGCAACAGTGTCTGCAGCTTCCCACAATACAGGACAGCGAGACTTCACTCGGCCGCCTTTAACTCCAAAGAAACGCTCTAAAATTCGGGCGACGTTGGTATCGAGTACGGCGGCAGGTTGGGAGAAGGCATTGGCTAGAATTGCCCTCGCCGAGTATTTGCCAATTCCGGGTAACTGGAGCAGGCCTTTCTCGGAATTGGGAATTGTGCCGCGATCGCTGTTGAGAATAATGCGAGCGGACTTGCACAAGCGCTCGGCTCGGAAAAACAAGCCCAAAGGCTGCAAGAGACGAGCAACTTCTTCTACATTGGCAGCAGCTAAGGTTTCCAGAGTGGGGTAGCGAGTTAAAAAGGTTTCGTAGATAGGCGCGACTGTCGTTGCGTCTGTTTTTTGCAGCAGGCATTCAGCGACAAAGAGATGATAGGGATCTCTGGTTCTGCGCCAGGGAAAATCTCGCAAGTGGGTATCTGCCCAAGCGACAAGCTGGCTGCGAAACCAAGCTACTTTCGCCGGTTTGAGCAGTTTGTTCCCGTTTTTCCGTTTTGCGGTTGCGTTAGTCATGGTGTCAAAGAATGACTTTATCATCAACATGATAGCATGGCGGTTCGCGATCGCGGTACAGCTCTTCACAAGGGTTTGGCTTGAGTATTTCTCGCTATCGTTTTGACTTTAAAAGCCTCGAAAAGTTTCCATGTCTTTGTTTCTGCTTTCGGAATCATACCTGGCAACCAATAAAGGGAATCTTCAGCTATGCGAGGTTTATTTAAACTCAATTTATCGACTAACCGAATCGTGGATCTCGATCCAAGTTTTGCTATTCCCAGATGCAGCCAAAGTTTAATGTATGAGCAATCTGTATTCTGCAAACCGTATTCTAGCAATTGTTCTATCAGCTCGTTTTGATTCAATACTTTCTTGGCAACAGATAATGAAATATCGCTCTTTTGTTTGACCATCTCTAGAATAATATCAAACGCTTCCTTCTGTGGAATACTTCTTAAATAGCGAAGCACTTTGTTCTGATGTTCAAAGGTAAGGGATCTCAGTTCTCTGCGATCGATTAAATTTTGGATTTCTATTGGCGATCGCATACCGAGGCACCTTCCAAAAACTTATCATTATTCAAATTCTGGATAGTCATTCCACAATTCTGTCGTTTGCCGCAAACTTTGATAGGAGCCATTGCCCAAAATCAAATGGTCTAACAAAGAAATGGCCAGCAGTTGAGCGCCACTGAGTAACTGCTTGGTGAGTTCAATATCTTCATCGCTCGGTTCCGTACTTCCGGTGGGATGGTTGTGCGCAATAATCATCCGACTGGCGCCTTGACGAATGGTTTCGCGAAAGATTTCTCGGGGATGGGCGAGGGTTTCGGTAGCTGTGCCGATGGTAATAACTTTAGTCGCTTGCAGTTGATTTTTTACGTCTAATAAGAGTATGGCAAACTTCTCTTGAGTTTGCCACATCAGTTCGTGAGTTAAAGCGGCTGCCGCCGCATCGGGACTATCCACTATCCGCTTAGACGGACGAAATTCAAAGACTCGTTTTCCCAGTTCGATCGCAGCAAGAATAGTGGTGGCTTTCGCGGGGCCAATTCCATGAATTTTGGTCAATTCTTGCGGATTAATATCGCGGAGAACTTCCAGAGCATCGCGCCGGTTTTGACTCAGCTCGCCCAAAATATATTGCCCTAAACCGACAGCGGATAACTTGCCTTTTCCTTGTCCCGTTGCTAATAAAATAGCGAGCAACTCTGCGGTACTCAACCGATGAGCGCCCAGTTCGATCAACCGTTCGCGAGGACGCTCGCTTTCGGGCAGATCGACAATTCGGAGATTATAGGTCATTCGCGCTGTCGTTAGGAGAAAATAACATCGCCATTACTCGTACACCTTCGCGGCTTTCAACATGTGATAAGTAATTAAAAGTTGAGTTAAAGCGAGAGGATAGCTTTGCAAGGTTTCTCCAGTGGTTCCAACCAGTTTGCCAATTTCGGTATTGCCTTCAAGACTGCAAAATTGACCGAGGTACGGAGCATCTTGGCAGAGGATTTTTTCCAGTTCGCGCACTTGTTCGCCAGTAGCATGTCCGTCGAGTTCCAGCACGTCCACGGGTTTGCCCATATCTCGGTCTAATTCAAGCCGAATGGCAGAGCTAAGGTGCGATCGCTCTGGTGCTAAAATTGCGGTAAAGTCGGGATGGGGAATGGTCGGACGGAGCACTAAGCGCACGTTGAGAAGCAGATCCGTATCTCCCTTATTATCTTCCGCTGGATAGAAAGTCACCACAATATCCGACCATTGACGCTGGGGACGGATAAACTGCTCGGAGTCCGGTTCGCGCTGGCGCAGTTGCTCCCAAACTTGTTCTTCAGTATACCCGCGCTTGCGCATATCCCGCTTAATTTTCCATTGACCGCGTAATTCTTCCGGCGGTGCGAGATAGGCTTTTACATCAAAGCTATCTCGAGCGACACGAGTGGAATATCCCAGCAGTCCTTCCACAATCACAAACCGTCTCGGTTCGATATATTCCGGGGGATCGAACATGCCAGTACTGTGATTGTAGATGGGTTTGAGGATCGGCTGGCCGGTGCGCAGCAGTCCCAAATGTTGCTGAATGATGTCGAGATAGTTACAGTCGGGATGCAGCGCGGAAATGCCCATTTCTGCCCGCTGTTTGCGATCGTAGCGGTGATAGTCATCGGTGCAGATGACGGTAACATTCTCTTCTCCAAGTACCTGAGCAATTCCCTTAGTGAGGGTAGTTTTACCGGCGGCACTGTCTCCAACAATACCGAGGAGAATGGGGCGACTGGAACTATTACGACTGGGCATGACTTTATAGCTGTAGTGACTCTAGGAATCAGGCGGAATTATCATACCACGAAATGGTATGGGCGATCGCGCCTTGAAATCGCTTTGCCAAACAGTATCGTACAATACCATATCATTCACTGTAAGAGGAGGAAGATAACTTGCAAACAACCCACAATCGTACCTAAAACTCCTCCCAGGTTAACGATCGCTTGTAATTCGCTTCTGACGATGCCATTAATTGCCAGTTCTAGCTGAGCTGGGGAGGTGGCATTCACGCGATCGACAATGGCGCGATCGATATCTAAAATCGGAATAACTTGAGCGATAATTTGTTCTAAGTCTTTTTCTAAGTAGCGGTCTAACACCAGTGCCAGTTCTTGACTGACAATTTCCAAGGAGGATTGCATAATTGGCGAGCCTTGCAAGCGATTTAAAATTAAACGAGCGATATTCGTCCAGTCAATCGATTGCCCCAATCCTTCGACTAAATCTGCTCCTTGTTCTTGCAAATACAGGCGAATATTCTCGCGTACGTTTTTGCGTAATTGCCGAACCGTTAGCACCGGTAAGTTTTGTAGAGAAATGGTTTGCAACCATTGGTTAATTTGAGATTCTACGGCTAGAGATTCGAGTAAGTCTTTGATTTTTTGGTTGGCTTGCTCTCGTTCGTCCAAACAATAACTGCGCAATCGATGCAATGCATTTTTCAAGCCGAGTAAGTTCGCCACTACCCAGTAGGTTCCGCTGGTTTTTTCGCGAAATCCTTCATCAATGACTTGAATATTAGAGTCGGTGAGAAAATCGACGATAATTTGGCGGATTGTATTCGCCGGTAAAACGACGTGAAAAATCCAATTTGAGAGGGCACGTGCCTGCTCTTCATTGAGCTTTAGATCTAATAAAACGCGATCGAAAATATGGTTAATTTGGTCTTCGAGGAAGTCCGGTTGCCGGGCAAACACCCGGATAAATCGAGGTAGAGATTGACCGAGCAAATCGTGGAGAATGCCCGCGAGAATCTTTACGGTTTTTTCTTCTTTGTCGGCTTTCAGTTGTTCTACAGCCAGTTGCAAGAGCCACAAAATAGCGGACTGAGTCCGTTCGGTTTGCAATAAGCGACGGGCTAAATTTTGTAGTTCTTCTGGGGTGAGTAACGATCCCATGATCGTGTCGGCAACTCGTTGAGCCAACCGACTTTGGTTGCTGGGAATTAAACCTGG
The Roseofilum casamattae BLCC-M143 genome window above contains:
- a CDS encoding TPM domain-containing protein → MKNVFKQKTWMACLAVLLACCVWAIAPAARAFNNPELLPDVPTPIIDLGRNLTERQEIALADDLDTFEQETGWKLRVLTQFDRTPGRAVKDFWDLNDKSVLLIADSRGGNILNFSVGDDVYSLLPRTFWIELQTRYGNQFFVRDNGSDQSIIQALDSIKVCLNQGGCNVVPGLPREQWILTLITSLVGGIIFGFAAIPRNSNQNFAWQWALIFSPLWGILFIAFGIGPVVSRTNEWLPLLRNVIGFALGALVAYLSSSFTQSEASET
- a CDS encoding precorrin-8X methylmutase; translation: MEWHITDALSLGIIDREIGPHTFSPAEYEIVRRAIYSTADFEYKTLIRFSDQALHSGAAALAARTTIVVDVPMVQVGIAQLIQDTFANPVYCSMETLTRPQKEKTQVAWGVETLAQRYPEGIFVIGQSPTALSVLVELVETEAIKPALIVGAPAGFVEADVTKGRLNDSQVPHIRIEGRKGSAVVAAAIMNGLVDLAWQAYGQEGKRSGYN
- a CDS encoding DUF4149 domain-containing protein is translated as MNHKSLNWQPIILSALGFWLSASLVIDLVIMPSMYSSGMMSEPGFATAGYSMFWVFNRIEILCAALSVTGLLILYGQGEASDSKRNPAIILSIILLAIALVDTYGFTPHLSGMGMDLAWFETARSFPSNMIPMQLGYWILELLKLVGCGFILMSMSRATLENE
- the radC gene encoding RadC family protein; this encodes MTYNLRIVDLPESERPRERLIELGAHRLSTAELLAILLATGQGKGKLSAVGLGQYILGELSQNRRDALEVLRDINPQELTKIHGIGPAKATTILAAIELGKRVFEFRPSKRIVDSPDAAAAALTHELMWQTQEKFAILLLDVKNQLQATKVITIGTATETLAHPREIFRETIRQGASRMIIAHNHPTGSTEPSDEDIELTKQLLSGAQLLAISLLDHLILGNGSYQSLRQTTELWNDYPEFE
- a CDS encoding phosphoribulokinase; its protein translation is MPSRNSSSRPILLGIVGDSAAGKTTLTKGIAQVLGEENVTVICTDDYHRYDRKQRAEMGISALHPDCNYLDIIQQHLGLLRTGQPILKPIYNHSTGMFDPPEYIEPRRFVIVEGLLGYSTRVARDSFDVKAYLAPPEELRGQWKIKRDMRKRGYTEEQVWEQLRQREPDSEQFIRPQRQWSDIVVTFYPAEDNKGDTDLLLNVRLVLRPTIPHPDFTAILAPERSHLSSAIRLELDRDMGKPVDVLELDGHATGEQVRELEKILCQDAPYLGQFCSLEGNTEIGKLVGTTGETLQSYPLALTQLLITYHMLKAAKVYE
- a CDS encoding DUF445 domain-containing protein; the protein is MSLLNFWIYLAPPIAGGIIGYFTNDLAIKMLFRPYRPIYLGKRKLPFTPGLIPSNQSRLAQRVADTIMGSLLTPEELQNLARRLLQTERTQSAILWLLQLAVEQLKADKEEKTVKILAGILHDLLGQSLPRFIRVFARQPDFLEDQINHIFDRVLLDLKLNEEQARALSNWIFHVVLPANTIRQIIVDFLTDSNIQVIDEGFREKTSGTYWVVANLLGLKNALHRLRSYCLDEREQANQKIKDLLESLAVESQINQWLQTISLQNLPVLTVRQLRKNVRENIRLYLQEQGADLVEGLGQSIDWTNIARLILNRLQGSPIMQSSLEIVSQELALVLDRYLEKDLEQIIAQVIPILDIDRAIVDRVNATSPAQLELAINGIVRSELQAIVNLGGVLGTIVGCLQVIFLLLQ